One Argonema galeatum A003/A1 genomic region harbors:
- a CDS encoding SLBB domain-containing protein: MVYSDFSRQITPSFAGLVLLSLTLVASPTPSLALQLAQLQSAPRQQNSSFVESQTAAYTLGGGDRIRIDILEVPQYSGEYQLLVDGSINMPLVGKISLFGLTLEQASEAISAKYASILKYPAITVNLVEPRPVTILVSGEVERPGTYTVSVREPSSPNVRFPTVTQAIQLAGGMNLSADLANVQLRRKKRSGSPEVIKLDLTELLQAGASNQDIKIRDGDTIFVPTQSNFNQVQASQIAASNFGVDPIRPLTVAIAGEVARPGTYIIAERGGVNTNADRSAAILPSLTRAIQQAGGITSAADIRQIQVRRLTRAGAQQIINVNLWNLLQTGDISQELVLQDRDTIFVPTATDVNPTEAAQIATATFSPATIRINVVGEVPKPGVVEVPPNTPLNQALLAAGGFDRRRARQSSVELIRLNQNGTVSRRTVVVDFAESINEVNNPLLRNNDAIVVSRSGMTRVLDTIDSLLRPVNNISVLLRLLGLF; this comes from the coding sequence ATGGTCTATTCTGATTTCTCCAGACAAATTACCCCGTCGTTTGCGGGTCTTGTGCTGTTGAGTTTGACGCTCGTTGCTAGCCCAACTCCTTCCCTGGCGCTACAGCTTGCTCAGCTACAGTCTGCACCAAGACAGCAGAATAGCAGCTTTGTGGAATCGCAGACAGCAGCTTACACTTTAGGAGGAGGCGATCGCATCCGCATCGATATTTTAGAAGTCCCCCAATACAGCGGGGAGTACCAGCTGCTAGTAGATGGCTCAATCAATATGCCCCTGGTTGGCAAAATATCCCTATTCGGGCTGACATTGGAACAGGCGTCTGAGGCGATCTCTGCTAAATACGCTAGTATCCTCAAATATCCCGCGATCACGGTGAATCTTGTGGAGCCTCGTCCCGTAACCATTTTGGTTTCGGGGGAAGTGGAGCGTCCTGGAACCTACACCGTATCTGTCAGAGAGCCTTCGTCTCCAAATGTACGCTTTCCAACTGTGACGCAGGCAATTCAGCTGGCGGGGGGAATGAATCTAAGTGCAGATCTCGCAAACGTACAGCTACGCCGAAAGAAAAGGTCAGGTTCGCCAGAAGTGATAAAACTCGATCTGACAGAACTATTGCAGGCAGGTGCTAGCAATCAAGACATCAAAATACGCGACGGAGACACCATTTTCGTCCCCACTCAAAGTAATTTCAACCAGGTACAAGCCAGCCAGATAGCTGCTTCAAACTTTGGAGTCGATCCAATTCGACCGCTGACTGTTGCAATTGCGGGTGAAGTTGCCCGTCCTGGGACATATATCATAGCTGAACGAGGAGGAGTAAACACCAATGCCGATAGATCGGCCGCTATCCTTCCAAGTTTGACAAGAGCAATTCAGCAGGCTGGGGGAATTACCTCCGCAGCTGATATTCGCCAGATCCAGGTACGCAGGCTCACTAGAGCAGGCGCACAACAAATTATTAACGTCAACCTATGGAATCTATTGCAGACAGGAGATATCAGTCAAGAACTGGTATTGCAAGATAGAGACACCATTTTTGTCCCCACTGCAACCGACGTAAACCCTACAGAAGCAGCCCAAATCGCTACGGCTACTTTTTCCCCCGCTACTATTAGAATTAACGTGGTAGGAGAAGTTCCCAAGCCTGGAGTGGTGGAGGTGCCACCAAATACCCCATTAAATCAGGCTCTGCTGGCAGCGGGAGGATTCGACAGACGGCGAGCGCGTCAAAGTTCTGTAGAACTGATTCGCCTCAACCAAAATGGCACTGTTTCTCGAAGAACAGTGGTTGTTGATTTTGCCGAAAGCATCAACGAGGTAAATAATCCCCTACTCCGCAATAACGACGCGATCGTAGTAAGTCGATCTGGCATGACTAGAGTTTTGGACACCATAGACTCTCTCTTAAGACCTGTAAATAATATTTCTGTCCTATTGAGACTTCTGGGGCTGTTTTAG
- a CDS encoding GumC family protein, whose amino-acid sequence MNTEHEFHPLSPKRNAKHSQSLSQSYTDQPSESDDSQLSIGWVLAVLRRRAFVILFVAIALTGTLGSLLVLKAKKTPPVYEGLFKLLVEPVTSEAKLTRLALLDQTLGGRTAAQDIRISTDTLDYETQIRVLQSAKLMEPVIKELQTQYPDITYNSLSKQLKITRINYLQDGKQLGTKILEVSYQDDEIKKIKLVLDKIAQAYLAYSLQQRLTSTQQGIKFIEEQLPHLENRVDTLQRQLQKLRQENNLTDPKTQGEELSRQATYLANARADVEQQLAQARIVYANLKKIAQDNPTSLLSNDAVAYGQLLRQAQELDSQIAQTSVQFQQDSIPMKILLQKQENMRSLLRQEAEAIVEKAAGQIRELEARQKAIVQGQGMLNQKLKKWPYVDRQYADIQRNLQIATDALNQFLAKQEGLRISAAQEQAPWELIVAPEVKQDEKGNFIPATANKTKRQLMIVAILSFLLSIGVGFLVEIINNVFHTPEEIRAATKLPILAVIPLAKRRKKLASVAKLASLSQLAAATNLLVLQRSEKPKQDKDFMFWEAFRSLHTNIRLLSAESPVESLVISSAGPGDGKSTVALHLAQTAAAIGQRVLLVDADLRRPKLHKMMDLPNVRGLSDAIATDIGLNEVIQRSRSGEAEAAWQDNLFVLTAGPVPSDPIKLLSSSKMWHLMEQFQAFFDLVIYDTPPLVGLADGSLLASHAGGIIVVVNIDKTDRFMLMKALDGLTFGGASVLGIVANGVKGKAASSYQ is encoded by the coding sequence ATGAATACAGAACACGAATTCCATCCGCTTTCACCCAAGCGTAATGCCAAGCACTCTCAGTCATTGTCGCAAAGCTACACAGATCAGCCATCGGAGAGCGATGATTCTCAACTTAGCATCGGTTGGGTGTTGGCAGTTCTACGCCGTCGGGCATTTGTAATACTGTTTGTAGCAATTGCCTTAACTGGAACCCTGGGCAGTTTGCTGGTCTTGAAAGCAAAGAAGACTCCTCCAGTGTATGAAGGCTTGTTTAAGCTTTTAGTTGAGCCTGTAACAAGTGAAGCCAAATTGACCAGGCTAGCCTTACTGGATCAAACACTAGGTGGAAGAACAGCTGCACAAGATATTAGGATCTCAACCGATACCTTGGATTATGAAACTCAAATTAGGGTTTTACAGAGTGCAAAACTAATGGAGCCAGTCATCAAGGAGTTGCAAACTCAGTATCCGGATATTACTTATAACTCATTGAGCAAGCAACTGAAGATTACGCGCATTAATTATTTACAAGATGGAAAACAACTAGGAACCAAAATTTTAGAAGTCAGCTACCAAGATGACGAGATAAAAAAAATTAAGTTGGTATTGGATAAAATTGCCCAAGCTTATCTAGCCTACAGTCTCCAGCAACGCCTGACAAGCACGCAGCAGGGAATTAAGTTTATTGAAGAACAGCTGCCTCACTTGGAAAACAGAGTTGACACGCTGCAAAGGCAACTACAAAAACTGCGGCAGGAAAACAACTTGACCGATCCTAAGACTCAGGGCGAAGAACTGTCTCGTCAAGCAACTTATCTGGCTAACGCACGAGCAGACGTGGAACAACAACTAGCTCAGGCCAGAATAGTCTACGCCAACCTAAAAAAGATAGCCCAAGACAACCCTACCTCGCTTCTAAGTAACGATGCTGTGGCCTATGGTCAGTTACTCAGACAGGCGCAGGAGTTAGATAGTCAGATTGCACAAACTTCAGTGCAATTCCAGCAAGACAGCATTCCGATGAAAATTTTACTCCAAAAACAGGAAAATATGCGTTCCCTGTTGCGTCAAGAAGCTGAAGCGATTGTGGAAAAAGCTGCCGGACAAATTCGGGAACTAGAGGCTCGCCAGAAAGCAATTGTACAAGGTCAAGGAATGTTAAATCAAAAACTGAAAAAATGGCCTTATGTAGATCGCCAGTACGCCGATATTCAGCGAAATTTACAAATTGCCACCGATGCTCTTAATCAATTTTTAGCCAAGCAAGAAGGGTTACGGATAAGTGCTGCCCAAGAACAAGCGCCTTGGGAGCTAATTGTTGCGCCTGAGGTAAAGCAGGATGAGAAGGGTAATTTCATACCTGCTACAGCGAATAAAACTAAGCGCCAGCTAATGATAGTAGCTATTTTGAGCTTCTTGTTGTCTATAGGAGTAGGTTTCCTGGTGGAGATTATCAATAATGTCTTCCATACTCCTGAAGAAATTAGAGCTGCAACCAAACTGCCCATACTAGCAGTTATACCTTTGGCCAAGAGACGGAAAAAGTTGGCTTCCGTAGCAAAATTAGCTAGTTTGTCTCAACTAGCAGCGGCCACAAATCTTCTTGTACTGCAGCGGAGTGAGAAGCCGAAGCAAGATAAGGATTTTATGTTTTGGGAAGCTTTCCGCTCTCTGCATACGAATATCCGCTTGCTGAGTGCTGAAAGTCCTGTCGAATCTTTGGTAATTAGCTCGGCAGGGCCTGGAGATGGTAAATCTACCGTGGCTTTGCACTTAGCGCAGACGGCAGCCGCTATTGGTCAGCGAGTGTTACTGGTGGACGCCGATCTGCGCCGTCCTAAGCTGCATAAGATGATGGACTTACCGAATGTGCGCGGACTCAGCGATGCCATTGCCACAGACATCGGTCTTAATGAAGTTATCCAGCGATCTCGTAGCGGTGAAGCAGAAGCAGCCTGGCAGGACAACCTGTTTGTATTGACTGCTGGCCCGGTTCCCTCAGACCCAATTAAGCTGCTCTCCTCTTCAAAAATGTGGCATTTAATGGAGCAATTCCAAGCCTTCTTCGACTTAGTTATCTACGATACGCCACCTCTGGTGGGACTCGCTGATGGCAGCCTCCTAGCTTCCCATGCGGGTGGAATTATCGTTGTCGTCAATATTGACAAAACTGACCGTTTCATGTTAATGAAGGCATTAGATGGCTTAACTTTTGGTGGGGCTTCAGTTTTGGGAATAGTTGCCAATGGTGTTAAAGGAAAGGCTGCTAGCTCATATCAGTGA